In one Nomascus leucogenys isolate Asia chromosome 13, Asia_NLE_v1, whole genome shotgun sequence genomic region, the following are encoded:
- the MYH7B gene encoding myosin-7B isoform X1, producing the protein MLSVFSPQQFLATKTGGTLEDQIIEANPAMEAFGNAKTLRNDNSSRFGKFIRIHFGPSGKLASADIDSYLLEKSRVIFQLPGERSYHVYYQILSGKKPELQDMLLLSMNPYDYHFCSQGVITVDNMNDGEELIATDHAMDILGFSVDEKCACYKIVGALLHFGNMKFKQKQREEQAEADGTESADKAAYLMGVSSGDLLKGLLHPRVRVGNEYVTKLQSVEQVVFAVGALAKATYDRLFRWLVSRINQTLDTKLPRQFFIGVLDIAGFEIFEFNSFEQLCINFTNEKLQQFFNQHMFVLEQEEYKREGIDWVFIDFGLDLQPCIDLIEKPLGILSILEEECMFPKASDASFRAKLYDNHAGKSPNFQQPRPDKKRKYQAHFEVVHYAGVVPYSIVGWLEKNKDPLNETVVPIFQKSQNRLLATLYENYAGSCSTEPPKSGVKEKRKKAASFQTVSQLHKENLNKLMTNLRATQPHFVRCIVPNENKTPGVMDAFLVLHQLRCNGVLEGIRICRQGFPNRLLYTDFRQRYRILNPSAIPDDTFMDSRKATEKLLGSLDLDHTQYQFGHTKVFFKAGLLGVLEELRDQRLAKVLTLLQARSRGRLMRLEYQRLLGGRDALFTIQWNIRAFNAVKNWSWMKLFFKMKPLLRSAQAEEELAALRAELRGLRGALAAAEAKRQELEETHVSVTQEKNDLALQLQAEQDNLADAEERCHLLIKSKVQLEGKVKELSERLEDEEEVNADLAARRRKLEDECTELKKDIDDLELTLAKAEKEKQATENKVKNLTEEMAALDESVARLTKEKKALQEAHQQALGDLQAEEDRVSALTKAKLRLEQQVEDLECSLEQEKKLRMDTERAKRKLEGDLKLTQESVADAAQDKQQLEEKLKKKDSELSQLSLRVEDEQLLGAQLQKKIKELQARAEELEEELEAERAARARVEKQRAEAARELEELSERLEEAGGASAGQREGCRKREAELGRLRRELEEAALRHEATVAALRRKQAEGAAELGEQVDSLQRVRQKLEKEKSELRMEVDDLAANVETLTRAKASAEKLCRTYEDQLSEAKIKVEELQRQLVDASTQRGRLQTESGELSRLLEEKECLISQLSRGKALAAQSLEELRRQLEEESKAKSALAHAVQALRHDCDLLREQHEEEAEAQAELQRLLSKANAEVAQWRSKYEADAIQRTEELEEAKKKLALRLQEAEEGVEAANAKCSSLEKAKLRLQTESEDVTLELERATSAAAALDKKQRHLERALEERRRQEEEMQRELEAAQREARGLGTELFRLRHSHEEALEALETLKRENKNLQEEISDLTDQVSLSGKSIQELEKAKKALEGEKSEIQAALEEAEGALELEETKTLRIQLELSQVKAEVDRKLAEKDEECANLRRNHQRAVESLQASLDAETRARNEALRLKKKMEGDLNDLELQLGHATRQATEAQAATRLMQAQLKEEQAGRDEEQRLAAELREQAQALERRASLLAAELEELRAALEQGERSRRLAEQELLEATERLNLLHSQNTGLLNQKKKLEADLAQLSGEVEEAAQERREAEEKAKKAITDAAMMAEELKKEQDTSAHLERMKKTLEQTVRELQARLEEAEQAALRGGKKQVQKLEAKVRELEAELDAEQKKHAEALKGVRKHERRVKELAYQAEEDRKNLARMQDLVDKLQSKVKSYKRQFEEAEQQANTNLAKYRKAQHELDDAEERADMAETQANKLRARTRDALGPKHKE; encoded by the exons ATGTTGTCTGTCTTCTCCCCCCAGCAATTTCTGGCAACAAAGACTGGG GGCACCCTTGAGGATCAAATCATCGAGGCCAACCCTGCCATGGAGGCCTTTGGCAACGCCAAGACCCTGAGGAATGATAACTCCTCCCGCTTT GGCAAGTTCATCCGCATTCACTTTGGTCCCTCTGGGAAGCTGGCATCCGCGGATATTGACAGCT ATCTCCTGGAGAAGTCACGGGTGATCTTCCAGTTGCCCGGTGAGCGCAGCTACCACGTCTACTACCAGATCCTCTCAGGGAAGAAGCCAGAGCTGCAGG ACATGCTGCTTCTGTCTATGAACCCCTATGACTACCACTTCTGCAGCCAGGGCGTCATCACCGTGGACAACATGAATGATGGGGAGGAGCTCATTGCCACCGAC CATGCCATGGACATCCTGGGCTTCAGCGTGGATGAGAAGTGCGCCTGCTATAAGATCGTGGGCGCCCTCCTGCACTTTGGCAACATGAAGTTCAAGCAGAAGCAGCGTGAGGAGCAGGCGGAGGCTGATGGCACTGAGA GTGCCGACAAGGCTGCCTACCTGATGGGGGTCAGCAGTGGGGACCTCCTCAAAGGCCTTTTGCACCCCCGGGTGCGTGTAGGGAACGAGTATGTGACCAAGCTCCAGAGTGTGGAGCAG GTGGTGTTTGCTGTGGGGGCTCTGGCCAAGGCCACCTACGACCGGCTGTTCAGGTGGCTGGTGTCTCGGATCAACCAGACCCTGGACACAAAGCTGCCCCGGCAGTTCTTCATCGGGGTTCTGGACATCGCTGGGTTTGAGATCTTTGAG TTCAACAGCTTCGAACAGCTGTGCATCAACTTCACCAATGAGAAATTGCAGCAGTTCTTCAACCAGCACATGTTTGTGCTGGAGCAGGAGGAGTACAAGCGTGAGGGCATCGACTGGGTCTTCATCGACTTTGGCCTTGACCTGCAGCCTTGCATCGACCTCATCGAGAAG CCACTGGGCATCCTGTCCATCCTGGAGGAGGAATGCATGTTCCCCAAGGCCTCAGACGCCAGCTTCCGGGCCAAGCTCTATGACAACCACGCGGGGAAGTCACCCAATTTCCAGCAGCCTCGGCCTGACAAGAAGCGCAAGTACCAGGCCCACTTCGAGGTGGTCCACTACGCAGGCGTG GTGCCTTACAGCATCGTGGGCTGGCTGGAGAAAAACAAGGATCCCCTGAATGAGACCGTGGTCCCCATCTTCCAGAAGTCACAGAATAGGCTCCTGGCGACTCTCTATGAGAACTATGCGGGCTCCTGCTCCA CCGAGCCCCCCAAGTCTGGGGTGAAAGAGAAGCGTAAGAAGGCAGCATCATTCCAGACGGTGTCCCAGCTGCACAAG GAGAACCTCAACAAGCTGATGACCAACCTGCGGGCCACACAGCCCCACTTTGTCCGCTGCATTGTCCCCAACGAGAACAAAACCCCAG GGGTCATGGATGCCTTCTTGGTGCTACACCAGCTGCGCTGCAATGGGGTCCTGGAGGGGATCCGGATCTGCCGCCAAGGGTTCCCCAACAGGCTGCTCTACACCGACTTCCGGCAGCG GTACCGTATCCTGAACCCCAGTGCCATCCCGGATGACACCTTCATGGACAGCAGGAAGGCCACAGAGAAACTGCTGGGCTCGCTGGACTTGGATCACACCCAGTACCAGTTTGGCCACACCAAG GTGTTCTTCAAGGCTGGGCTTCTAGGCGTCCTGGAAGAGCTCCGTGACCAGCGCCTGGCCAAGGTGCTGACGCTGCTGCAGGCGCGGAGCCGCGGCCGCCTCATGCGCCTTGAGTACCAGCGCCTGCTGGGAGGCAG GGATGCGCTGTTCACCATCCAGTGGAACATCCGTGCCTTCAATGCCGTCAAGAACTGGTCATGGATGAAGCTCTTTTTCAAGATGAAGCCGCTGCTGCGCTCGGCGCAGGCTGAGGAGGAGCTGGCGGCCCTGCGGGCAGAGCTGCGGGGGTTGCGAGGGGCGCTGGCTGCGGCCGAGGCCAAGCGCCAGGAACTGGAGGAGACGCACGTCAGCGTCACCCAGGAGAAGAATGACCTGGCCCTGCAGCTGCAGGCC GAGCAGGACAATCTGGCAGATGCCGAGGAGCGCTGCCACTTGCTGATCAAGTCCAAGGTGCAGCTGGAGGGGAAGGTGAAGGAGCTGAGCGAGCGgctggaggatgaggaggaggtgaACGCTGACCTGGCCGCCCGCCGGCGCAAGCTGGAGGACGAGTGCACGGAGCTGAAGAAGGATATTGATGACCTGGAGCTGACACTGGCCAAAGCTGAGAAGGAGAAGCAAGCCACTGAGAACAAG GTGAAGAACCTGACGGAAGAGATGGCTGCGCTGGACGAGTCAGTGGCCCGGCTGACCAAGGAAAAGAAGGCGTTGCAGGAGGCCCACCAGCAGGCCCTGGGTGACCTGCAGGCCGAGGAGGACCGCGTGAGTGCGCTGACCAAGGCCAAGCTCCGGCTGGAGCAACAGGTGGAGGAT CTGGAATGCTCCCTGGAGCAGGAGAAGAAGCTGCGCATGGACACAGAACGGGCCAAGCGCAAGCTGGAGGGTGACCTGAAGCTGACGCAGGAGTCGGTGGCCGATGCTGCCCAAGACAAGCAGCAGCTGGAGGAGAAGCTCAAGAA GAAGGACTCCGAGCTGAGCCAGCTGAGCCTGCGGGTGGAAGACGAGCAGCTCCTGGGGGCCCAGCTGCAGAAGAAGATCAAGGAGCTGCAG GCTCGGGCGGAGGAGCTGGAAGAGGAGCTGGAGGCAGAGCGGGCAGCCCGGGCCCGCGTGGAGAAGCAGCGTGCGGAGGCGGCGCGGGAGCTGGAGGAGCTGAGCGAGCggctggaggaggcaggtggCGCGTCCGCGGGGCAGCGCGAGGGCTGCCGCAAGCGCGAGGCGGAGctggggaggctgcggcgggagCTGGAGGAGGCGGCGCTGAGGCACGAGGCCACAGTGGCGGCGCTGCGGCGCAAGCAGGCAGAGGGCGCGGCGGAGCTGGGGGAGCAGGTGGACAGCCTGCAGCGGGTGCGGCAGAagctggagaaggagaagagCGAGCTGCGCATGGAGGTGGACGACCTGGCTGCCAACGTGGAGACTCTGACCCGTGCCAAG GCCAGTGCAGAGAAGCTGTGCCGGACCTATGAGGATCAGCTAAGCGAGGCCAAGATCAAGGTGGAGGAGCTGCAGCGGCAGCTGGTGGACGCAAGCACACAGCGTGGGCGACTACAGACGGAAAGCG GGGAGCTGAGTCGCCTGCTAGAGGAGAAGGAGTGTCTGATCAGTCAGCTGAGCCGTGGAAaggccttggccgcccaaagccTGGAAGAGTTGCGGCGCCAGCTAGAGGAAGAAAGCAAG GCCAAGAGCGCTCTGGCCCACGCCGTGCAGGCTCTGCGGCATGACTGTGACCTCCTGCGGGAGCAACacgaggaggaggctgaggcccaggctGAGCTGCAGCGGCTGCTGTCCAAGGCCAATGCCGAGGTGGCCCAGTGGAGGAGCAAGTACGAAGCAGATGCCATCCAGAGGACCgaggagctggaggaggccaA AAAAAAGCTGGCACTGCggctgcaggaggcagaggagggcgtGGAGGCTGCCAACGCCAAGTGCTCGTCGTTGGAGAAGGCCAAGCTGCGGCTACAGACAGAGTCAGAGGATGTAACCCTGGAGCTGGAGCGGGCGACCTCAGCAGCTGCTGCGCTGGACAAGAAGCAGCGGCACTTGGAACGGGCACTGGAGGAACGGCGGCGGCAGGAGGAGGAGATGCAGCGGGAGCTGGAGGCGGCACAGAGGGAGGCCCGTGGCCTGGGCACTGAGCTCTTCCGGCTGCGGCACAGCCACGAGGAGGCACTTGAAGCCCTGGAGACGCTCAAGCGGGAGAACAAGAACCTGCAGG AGGAGATCAGCGACCTCACGGACCAGGTGAGTCTCAGTGGGAAGAGCATCCAGGAACTGGAGAAAGCCAAGAAGGCGCTGGAAGGCGAGAAGAGTGAGATCCAGGCTGcactggaggaggcagag GGGGCCCTGGAGCTGGAGGAGACCAAGACGCTGCGGATCCAGCTGGAGCTCTCCCAGGTCAAAGCAGAAGTGGACCGGAAGCTGGCAGAGAAAGACGAGGAGTGCGCTAACCTGAG GCGCAACCACCAGCGAGCTGTGGAGTCCCTGCAGGCCTCCCTGGATGCAGAGACACGGGCCCGCAATGAGGCGCTGCGGCTCAAGAAGAAGATGGAGGGTGACCTCAACGACCTGGAGCTGCAGCTGGGCCATGCCACCCGCCAGGCCACAGAGGCCCAGGCTGCCACGCGGCTGATGCAGGCACAGCTCAAGGAGGAGCAGGCAGGGCGGGACGAGGAGCAACGGCTGGCGGCTGAGCTCCGCGAGCAGGCGCAGGCTCTGGAGCGCCGGGCCTCGCTGCTGGCCGCGGAGCTGGAGGAGCTGCGGGCTGCCCTGGAGCAGGGCGAGCGCAGCCGGCGACTGGCAGAGCAGGAGCTGTTGGAGGCCACCGAGCGCCTCAACCTTCTGCATTCACAG AACACAGGCCTCCTAAACCAGAAGAAGAAGCTGGAGGCGGACTTGGCCCAGCTGAgcggggaggtggaggaggctgCACAGGAGAGGCGGGAGGCCGAGGAGAAGGCCAAAAAGGCCATCACTGAT GCAGCCATGATGGCCGAGGAGCTGAAGAAGGAGCAGGACACAAGTGCACACCTGGAACGGATGAAGAAGACGCTGGAACAGACGGTGCGTGAGCTCCAGGCCCGCCTTGAGGAGGCGGAACAGGCCGCCCTCCGTGGCGGGAAGAAGCAGGTGCAGAAgctggaggccaag GTACGGGAGCTGGAGGCTGAGCTCGACGCAGAGCAGAAGAAGCACGCTGAGGCCCTTAAGGGTGTGCGCAAGCATGAGCGCCGTGTCAAGGAGCTCGCATACCAG GCCGAGGAGGACAGGAAGAACCTGGCTCGCATGCAGGACCTGGTGGACAAGCTGCAGAGCAAGGTCAAGAGCTACAAGCGCCAGTTCGAGGAGGCG GAACAGCAGGCcaacaccaacctggccaagTATCGCAAGGCCCAGCACGAGCTGGACGATGCAGAGGAGCGGGCAGACATGGCGGAAACCCAGGCCAACAAGCTGCGGGCACGGACCCGGGACGCCCTGGGCCCCAAG CACAAGGAGTGA